In Populus trichocarpa isolate Nisqually-1 chromosome 12, P.trichocarpa_v4.1, whole genome shotgun sequence, a genomic segment contains:
- the LOC127904103 gene encoding receptor-like protein 9DC3, which yields MGTNSMPLAAPIGATCLVLVFCKTKARIILRVLDLSSNSFTGEIPKLIGKLKGLQQLNLSHNYFTGHIQSSLGILTNLESLDLSSNLLTGRIPIQLVDLTFLQVLDLSHNRLEGPIPKGKQFNTFDHRSFEGNSGLSRFPMPEECSNGEAPPLPSSNFIAGDDSTLLEDGFGWKAVAIGYGCGFMFGVIMGYVVFKTRRPAWFLKMVEDQWSLNASRTKKNASRNGARRK from the exons ATGGGTACCAATTCGATGCCACTTGCAGCACCAATTGGTGCCACTTgccttgttcttgttttttgcaAGACAAAGGCAAGGAT TATCCTCAGAGTACTTGATTTGTCAAGTAATAGTTTCACCGGTGAGATTCCAAAATTGATCGGAAAGCTTAAAGGACTCCAACAACTTAACCTCTCTCACAATTACTTTACTGGTCATATCCAATCATCATTGGGAATTTTGACCAATCTAGAATCATTAGATCTATCTTCAAATTTGTTAACCGGAAGGATTCCTATACAGTTGGTAGATCTAACATTTCTCCAAGTCTTAGACCTTTCACATAACCGGCTTGAAGGACCCATACCCAAAGGAAAGCAGTTCAACACGTTTGATCATCGCTCATTCGAAGGAAACTCTGGTTTGAGTAGATTTCCAATGCCAGAAGAATGTAGCAATGGCGAGGCACCACCATTACCATCATCAAACTTTATTGCAGGAGATGATTCAACATTGCTTGAAGATGGGTTTGGATGGAAAGCTGTGGCAATTGGGTATGGATGTGGGTTTATGTTTGGAGTCATAATGGGATATGTTGTGTTTAAAACAAGAAGACCTGCATGGTTTCTGAAAATGGTTGAAGATCAATGGAGTCTTAATGCAAGCAGAACAAAGAAGAATGCTAGTAGAAATGgtgcaagaagaaaataa
- the LOC18103666 gene encoding metal-nicotianamine transporter YSL3, which yields MNMNMEEMKEIERVGGEGMEEVRDEPEDIKRIAPWTKQITVRGIVASIAIGIIYSVIVMKLNLTTGLVPNLNVSAALLAFVFLRTWSGFGSYLLGLNRKTYEQAGVDTEGNTPGSTGEPGIGWMTGFLFVSSFVGLLALVPLRKYKQDIKWI from the exons ATGAATATGAACATGGAAGAAATGAAAGAGATTGAGAGGGTTGGGGGAGAGGGCATGGAAGAAGTTAGAGATGAGCCAGAGGATATCAAGAGGATTGCTCCATGGACTAAACAGATTACAGTTAGGGGAATTGTTGCTAGCATAGCAATTGGAATCATATACAGTGTTATAGTCATGAAGCTGAATCTCACCACTGGTCTAGTCCCAAATCTCAATGTCTCTGCTGCTCTTCTTGCATTTGTGTTCCTCAGAACATGGA GTGGTTTTGGATCTTATCTACTGGGTTTGAATAGGAAGACATATGAGCAAGCTGGGGTTGATACAGAGGGGAATACTCCTGGGAGCACTGGGGAACCTGGGATTGGTTGGATGACTGGTTTCCTTTTTGTAAGCAGCTTTGTTGGGCTACTTGCTCTAGTTCCTCTGCGAAAG TACAAACAAGATATCAAGTGGATTTGA
- the LOC18110857 gene encoding receptor-like protein Cf-9 homolog, giving the protein MGFSPLSLSQFLSSILLLFHFHSTISSPLSSNYSSSSSSHSCAHRQSLSLLQFKQSFSIQSSPFWFARNYQYDQYPKTESWKEGTDCCLWDGVSCDLKTGHVTALDLSCSMLYGTLLPNNSLFSLHHLQQLDLSFNDFNSSHISSRFGQFSNLTHLNLSGSDLAGQVPSEISHLSKMVSLDLSWNDYVSVEPISFDKLVRNLTKLRELHLSWVNMSLAVPDSLMNLSSSLSSLKLHYCRLQGKLPSSMGKFKHLQYLDLGGNDFTGSIPYDFDQLTELVSLGLSSNNYLSLEPISFRKIVQNLTKLRELDLSYVNMSLVAPNSLTNLSSSFSSLFLWGCGLQGKFPSNIFLLPNLESMDLSYNEGLTGSFPSSNLSNVLSRLDLSNTRISVYLENDLISNLKSLEYMSLRNCNIIRSDLALLGNLTQLIVLDLSSNNFSGQIPPSLSNLTQLIVLVLSSNNFSGHIPPSLSNLTFLDLSSNNFSGHIPSSLGNLVQLRSLDLGSNKFMGQVPDFLGSLVNILYLDLSNNQLVGPIHSQLNTLSNLQYLYLSNNLFNGTIPSFLFALPSLYYLDLHNNNFIGNISELQHDSLRFLDLSNNHLRGPIPSSIFKQENLTTLILASNSKLTGEISSSICKLRFLRVLDLSTNSLSGSMPQCLGNFSSMLSVLHLGMNNLQGTIPSTFSKDNSLEYLNLNGNEIEGKISSSIINCTMLQVLDLGNNKIEDTFPYFLETLPKLQILVLKSNKLQGFVKGPTAYNSFSKLRILDMSDNNFSGPLPTAYFNSLEAMMASDQNMIYMRATNYTGYVYSIEMTWKGVEIEFTKIRSTIRVLDLSNNNFTGEIPKMIGKLKALQQLNLSHNSLTGQIQSSLGNLTNLESLDLSSNLLTGRIPTQLGGLTFLAILNLSHNQLEGPIPSGEQFNTFDASSFEGNLGLCGSQVLKKCYGDEAPSLPPSSFDEGDDSTLFGEGFGWKAVTVGYGCGFVFGVATGYVVFRTKKPAWFLRMVEDKWNLNNKKTKKNAGRYGARRN; this is encoded by the coding sequence CCCTCTCTCAATTTCTCTCTTCCATTCTGcttctcttccatttccattcaACAATTTCATCTCCACTCTCCTCAAAttactcctcctcctcctcttctcatTCGTGTGCTCATCGccaatctctttctctccttcaatTCAAACAATCCTTCTCCATTCAGAGTTCTCCTTTCTGGTTTGCTAGAAACTATCAATATGATCAATATCCCAAGACAGAGTCATGGAAAGAGGGTACAGACTGCTGCTTGTGGGATGGGGTCTCTTGTGACCTGAAAACCGGGCATGTCACTGCACTGGACCTCTCTTGCAGCATGCTTTACGGCACCCTCCTTCCCAataattctctcttctctctccatcATCTTCAACAGCTCGACCTCTCTTTCAATGATTTCAACTCCTCCCATATTTCTTCTCGATTTGGCCAGTTCTCCAATCTCACACATCTTAACCTAAGTGGTTCAGATCTTGCAGGCCAAGTTCCGTCAGAAATCTCTCACCTCTCCAAAATGGTTTCTCTTGATCTCTCTTGGAACGACTATGTGAGTGTagaaccaatttcttttgacaagcTTGTTCGAAACCTAACCAAGCTTAGAGAACTCCATCTGAGTTGGGTAAACATGTCACTAGCTGTTCCCGATTCCTTGATGAATCTGTCTTCTTCTCTGTCATCGCTCAAACTCCATTACTGTAGATTGCAAGGAAAACTCCCATCCTCAATGGGGAAATTTAAGCACCTGCAGTACTTGGATCTTGGAGGGAACGATTTTACTGGTTCAATTCCATATGATTTTGATCAACTCACCGAGTTGGTTTCCCTTGGTCTCTCTTCCAACAACTATCTAAGTCTAGAACCAATTTCTTTTCGCAAGATTGTTCAAAACCTAACCAAGCTAAGAGAACTGGATTTGAGCTATGTAAATATGTCTTTGGTTGCACCTAATTCCTTGACGAATCTGTCCTCTTCTTTCTCATCTCTTTTCCTTTGGGGTTGTGGATTGCAGGGGAAATTCCCGAGTAACATCTTTCTCCTCCCAAACCTTGAATCAATGGATTTGTCATACAACGAAGGCCTCACTGGCTCTTTTCCTTCGTCCAATTTGAGTAATGTCCTCTCTCGGTTGGATCTTTCTAATACAagaatttcagtttatttagaAAACGACTTAATCAGTAATCTAAAGTCATTAGAATATATGTCTCTTCGTAATTGTAACATTATAAGGTCAGATCTAGCCCTGCTTGGTAATCTCACACAGCTCATCGTTTTAGACCTCTCAAGTAACAATTTTAGTGGTCAGATTCCACCATCACTTAGTAATCTCACACAGCTCATAGTTTTAGTCCTTTCAAGTAACAATTTTAGCGGTCATATCCCACCATCACTTAGTAATCTCACATTTTTAGACCTCTCAAGTAATAATTTTAGCGGTCACATCCCATCATCACTTGGAAACCTTGTACAGCTCCGTTCCTTGGATCTCggttcaaataaatttatgggTCAAGTTCCAGATTTTTTGGGTAGCctagttaatattttatatttagatttatcCAATAATCAACTAGTAGGCCCCATCCATTCTCAATTAAATACCCTTTCAAATCTACAATATCTATATTTATCCAATAACTTGTTCAATGGAACAATACCATCCTTTTTGTTTGCTCTTCCTTCTTTATATTATCTTGACCTTCATAACAATAATTTCATAGGTAATATAAGTGAACTCCAACATGATTCATTGAGATTCCTTGATTTGAGCAATAACCACTTGCGTGGTCCAATCCCAAGTTCGATTTTCAAACAAGAGAACTTGACAACCCTTATTCTTGCATCCAATAGTAAATTGACAGGTGAGAtatcttcttctatttgcaaGCTGAGATTCCTTCGGGTCCTGGACTTGTCCACCAACAGCTTGAGTGGTTCTATGCCACAATGTTTGGGGAACTTCAGCAGCATGCTCTCAGTATTGCATCTAGGCATGAACAATCTTCAAGGCACCATCCCTTCAACATTTTCAAAGGATAATAGCTTGGAATATCTCAACCTCAATGGAAATGAAATAGAAGGGAAAATATCATCGTCTATCATCAACTGCACAATGTTGCAAGTTCTTGATCTTGGCAACAATAAGATTGAGGATACATTTCCCTACTTTCTAGAAACGCTTCCAAAGCTCCAAATTCTTGTCCTAAAATCCAATAAACTCCAAGGTTTTGTGAAGGGTCCGACTGCATATAATTCCTTCTCTAAATTACGGATTCTTGACATGTCTGACAACAATTTTAGTGGGCCATTGCCAACTGCGTATTTCAATAGTCTTGAAGCGATGATGGCCTCGGATCAGAACATGATTTATATGAGGGCAACAAATTACACTGGCTATGTCTATTCCATAGAAATGACATGGAAAGGTGTAGAAATTGAGTTTACGAAGATCCGAAGTACTATCAGAGTACTtgatttgtcaaataacaatTTCACCGGAGAGATTCCAAAAATGATCGGAAAGCTTAAAGCACTCCAACAGCTCAACCTCTCTCATAATTCCCTTACAGGTCAAATCCAATCATCATTAGGAAATTTGACCAATTTGGAATCATTAGATCTATCTTCAAATTTGCTTACCGGAAGGATTCCAACGCAGCTGGGGGGTCTAACATTTCTTGCAATCCTAAACCTTTCACATAACCAACTCGAGGGGCCCATACCAAGTGGAGAGCAATTCAACACCTTTGATGCAAGCTCATTTGAAGGAAACTTGGGTTTATGTGGATCTCAAGTACTAAAAAAATGTTACGGTGATGAGGCACCATCATTACCGCCATCAAGCTTTGATGAAGGAGATGATTCAACATTGTTTGGCGAAGgatttggatggaaagctgtGACAGTGGGGTATGGATGCGGGTTTGTGTTTGGAGTTGCAACGGGATACGTTGtgtttagaacaaaaaaacctGCATGGTTTCTTAGGATGGTTGAAGATAAATGGAatctcaacaacaaaaaaacaaagaagaatgctGGCAGATATGGTGCTAGAAGAAACTAA